Proteins encoded together in one Penicillium digitatum chromosome 1, complete sequence window:
- a CDS encoding Dilute, with protein MDMIEPRRGASDDPIDPHDYSEHSPASFYENKQELPDDLPKSLDDRRSVPIFQPETEMYDAWQGQSQYLTAPVAAKPLSFSLALDDHSHDDEHELRAHYGRDLEDSDARLMEMLAAQAAHREVDSLTADEETIAADENLSDDEKRDILQKSLNMAASNGDVERVRKLVQGQARTFVDVNKPDEEGTVPLIYASCFGHQEVVAALIVAGALVDRQDRNQWSALMWAMTNRHKTIAKILLDNGASPDIKSSSGGRAFDFTQPGSEISEYLHENGYSFGSGNIYDDFYDAGLAHGRFEEELAESEMKRRMMMEESAINLEVDLSSLGLDEKFEPFDEDEFGEDQQEFVWDRCLNDQMFVFQDNELERILDIIITNMTPQRSPSQKPVPANLLFLSARYAHYHASPELLTTLLSSAMEKINDVVERYQWDMTMQAFWLSNATLLLHYLKKDGGLVESTVEFQLHLAELINEIFVLVIRDAERRMNKVLDAAMLDHETIPGLEDVAFQNEWKLFRKNKSKNPEPDEKRFRPPSPRRRAQISPRNITSLLSSTLFVLDLYDVHSVITTQILSQLFYWLSAEIFNRIMSTKRYLARTKAMQIRMNVSSLEDWARTNNRVPEHYENGSTNSTGESTMDAARRHLAPLIQLLQWLQCFSSLGDDHESLVTTLLQFQQLTPAQLMHAVKSYRPEVGEKGLTKQAMNFLLDMQNDPEVLHREQQQIQEEKVTAAARPRPQAAADARPETPKDQPSAAPTSPDTGTSPGSAGASSQRTSMVATRSDERPGGGNSVFVDPTLFLPFSLPTSTDMLVTYGAGFGGTNRERARKYIPTVPPEVLSRFDRGDM; from the exons ATGGACATGATCGAACCGCGGCGCGGGGCTTCAGATGACCCCATCGACCCCCATGACTACAGCGAACACAGCCCCGCGTCCTTCTACGAAAATAAACAGGAACTTCCAGACGACTTGCCCAAATCACTGGATGATCGTCGCTCCGTCCCGATCTTCCAGCCGGAGACTGAGATGTACGATGCATGGCAAG GTCAATCACAATACCTGACCGCGCCAGTCGCCGCAAAACCATTATCCTTCAGCCTAGCCCTCGACGATCATTCACACGATGATGAGCACGAACTGCGAGCTCACTATGGGCGCGACCTTGAAGATAGTGACGCCCGACTAATGGAGATGCTTGCTGCCCAAGCTGCCCATCGGGAGGTAGATTCACTTACTGCAGACGAAGAGACAATTGCTGCCGACGAGAACTTGTCTGATGATGAGAAGCGCGATATACTCCAGAAGAGCTTGAACATGGCGGCCAGCAATGGTGATGTGGAGCGCGTGCGGAAACTGGTACAGGGCCAGGCAAGGACTTTTGTCGACGTCAATAAGCCCGATGAGGAGGGGACTGTGCCGCTGATTTATGCTAGTTGCTTT GGTCATCAAGAAGTCGTTGCTGCGCTCATTGTCGCCGGTGCCCTCGTCGACCGACAGGATCGCAACCAGTGGAGTGCTTTGATGTGGGCCATGACCAATAGACATAAAACGATAGCGAAGATTCTTCTTGATAACGGTGCATCGCCGGATATCAAGTCGTCATCCGGTGGTAGGGCATTTGATTTCACCCAGCCCGGTAGTGAGATTTCTGAATATTTGCATGAAAACGGTTATAGTTTTGGCTCTGGTAATATCTATGATGACTTCTATGATGCTGGATTGGCGCATGGTCGTTTCGAAGAAGAGCTAGCGGAGAGCGAGATGAAACGACGAATGATGATGGAAGAGAGCGCAATCAATCTGGAGGTCGATTTATCCAGTCTTGGGCTTGACGAAAAATTCGAG CCGttcgatgaggatgagttCGGGGAAGATCAGCAGGAATTTGTCTGGGACAGATGTCTGAATGATCAGATGTTTGTCTTCCAGGATAACGAACTAGAGCGCATTCTGgatatcatcatcaccaacaTGACTCCCCAGCGGTCTCCTTCCCAAAAGCCAGTGCCTGCaaatcttctctttctcagCGCCCGTTACGCACACTATCATGCCAGCCCCGAGCTGCTCACAACTCTGCTATCATCTGCAATGGAGAAGATTAATGACGTTGTAGAACGTTACCAGTGGGATATGACGATGCAAGCCTTTTGGCTGTCAAATGCCACGCTTCTGCTCCATTACCTGAAGAAGGATGGAGGCTTAGTGGAATCTACCGTTGAGTTTCAGCTCCATCTAGCCGAGCTGATCAACGAGATATTCGTTCTGGTCATTCGTGACGCCGAGCGCCGAATGAACAAAGTCCTGGATGCGGCAATGCTGGACCATGAGACCATCCCTGGACTGGAAGATGTTGCCTTCCAAAACGAGTGGAAGCTGTTCCGCAAAAATAAAAGCAAAAATCCCGAGCCTGACGAGAAGCGATTCCGGCCTCCATCACCGCGGCGACGAGCACAAATCTCGCCTCGGAACATCACCTCTTTACTATCATCGACCCTCTTTGTACTTGACCTATACGATGTTCACTCGGTGATCACGACCCAGATCCTCTCCCAACTTTTCTACTGGCTCAGTGCCGAGATTTTTAACCGAATCATGAGCACGAAACGTTACTTGGCGCGCACAAAGGCGATGCAGATTCGCATGAACGTTTCATCACTAGAGGATTGGGCACGCACAAACAACCGCGTGCCGGAACATTACGAAAATGGATCAACCAACAGCACCGGAGAGTCTACAATGGACGCTGCGCGTCGACATCTAGCCCCGCTCATCCAACTCCTCCAATGGTTGCAATGCTTCTCCTCGCTCGGCGATGACCACGAATCTCTCGTAACAACCCTGCTCCAATTCCAACAACTCACCCCCGCCCAGCTCATGCATGCAGTCAAGTCATACCGCCCAGAAGTAGGCGAGAAAGGCCTGACCAAGCAAGCAATGAATTTCCTTCTCGATATGCAAAATGACCCCGAAGTTCTACACCGCGAGCAACAGCAAAttcaagaagagaaggtgACGGCGGCAGCTCGACCAAGGCCCCAAGCTGCCGCAGATGCTCGTCCAGAGACACCAAAGGACCAGCCCTCCGCAGCACCCACATCTCCTGATACTGGAACATCCCCGGGCTCCGCTGGTGCATCATCTCAACGTACAAGTATGGTCGCCACCAGGAGCGACGAGCGCCCCGGTGGCGGCAATAGTGTCTTCGTCGACCCCACCCTTTTCCTCCCCTTCTCCCTTCCCACCAGTACAGACATGCTGGTCACCTACGGCGCCGGCTTTGGTGGCACGAACCGCGAACGAGCCCGCAAGTACATACCCACAGTTCCGCCCGAGGTCCTGAGTCGATTCGATCGCGGCGACATGTAA
- a CDS encoding Guanine nucleotide exchange factor, putative, whose product MEPFPPIDPPEFKDAFLGPQVQINELPASNSMSSGVPQDPISNLRHANTVAQGSNVKRNLELKAAREKTATEINAKDSHELLRSQTHLGPLEARSPGRKVGHFTVRSVGQNGQIFLRPIANPSQKIPQPASFSSVDTAKPSLLQPQSHAHTRKAPDPSRWSSSQLSELRPRQQPEDFESVLIVPPPPELLSQHRMRPISFSTVSEQQSIADAGKRGELRIVIDRSEDRPKSAYENSTPTLEVPSLRYRLGSPRFNVEGSALMQSPAYTRNSMSDNFRNSTLLGGVTDLLPVLHGPYPRDSFSRHRPSFAISMFSGTAAAMDMNRASPALRNSMVYELKEPVEPSIYETMVHDMDDGSVVRYIAGTKDISAATPARIVAQISSESFMDYELVSDFFLTFRSYLSTTHLLALLLARLKWAINRLQDDGRIIRIRTFAALRHWILNYFVDDFVTNYELRTHFCETINKLYSEVRSRQNGGSSDRKILIDLKRCWNGKCSVYWASPDLSRACNDPEIPIVPGDAQIELPKAEELQQNVPIYGITPRTDSTVRESLAFPIQHDRTDSAATAQSIPLSAKSEQSLMALSCSLRPKSPRRLSLSASKDKAPRPVVLGLTNSKSPSRAHEPPRSPVSPMVSRRPYHSHSHKRSGSFSDSVREDRPPIFVMEPETGPAPQKMFDLISLIRGQMYPPADSFMTTMVPESPLLLPPLKPPNPDRRSTPNVPKLSPNSGMKTIIGSIKRALHTRNGGQSISALITTSHEAISLPSRGKTSAMPIGLAFGSELYRERKMAAVPKHPGRIDILCDEVLKQYRLAMNQEGMKDRSQPSAASDFHQATLQEPSSNVSNLFPTHPPNSDPKFRSGITMGSESIIIVDDTGFEMPSLSGSAQEPMPIVDDDAHEALELEVPDDASTQSIPSGGEYLRPMCYKADESAAHSNVSYPIRPLMPQRSSSAEGGSTPIKKMKNSFSLRLRKYASFQSGVSRQRLSMSSETTQSTVDSNAMHEQNTTQSGPVLRRRRGGNLRQMQTGDEPEPPSCRDSFASWDDSVVDGTALSDGTASRPPSTLIPPNPQYSLIQPLASQQTRRSFESVIAKFAQIPDDDDGGIESTLLKLEGKWDGPPNAVRNSSSAHAEGVETVRPGWDVLSRRRQTDKSAYSTVGGRLAPPRYYSGSVTESEESYDSIPLLERGLTDESMKWQSTSQPIQPGPHGAPLTLVSSYETSELASPHPSIQIVHKTDSMRLIPRGATTPASAIYDVGQVTPKRFSALSSELSVDLIDPHEAIGARFSTDTLSLGSSTVGIPSHPLAQPPSPPMTIQHPGSFTSYPSPLNTVLFQAQPLTPDTSPRHKEVSNSASRPLNIQQVSSDVLSNSENHRPDPTPVVTFLPDHVPFILACESQVLAQQLTLIEMAALSEVDWRDLVEMKWSSACPLVTNWVQFLTQEERKGIDLVVGRFNLMVKWILSEIVLTRDINERARTIIKYIHTAAHARRICNYATMLQIAIALSSSDCSRLQRTWQLISSGDKRLFKDMECLIQPVRNFNDLRVEMETANLQEGCIPFIGLYVHDLTYNAQKPAQVNNTNGGLLVNFERYRTAARIVKSLLRLIDASTEYKFVPVQGIIERCLWIACLPEEEIQSRSKALE is encoded by the exons ATGGAGCCCTTTCCTCCTATCGATCCGCCGGAGTTCAAAGATGCCTTTTTGGGCCCGCAAGTTCAAATCAATGAATTGCCAGCCTCCAACTCAATGTCTAGTGGAGTGCCCCAGGATCCAATCTCGAATCTTCGCCATGCCAATACCGTAGCCCAGGGCAGCAACGTTAAGCGGAACCTAGAGTTGAAGGCAGCACGCGAGAAAACAGCAACTGAGATAAACGCCAAGGATAGCCATGAGCTTCTACGATCTCAAACACACCTTGGCCCACTAGAGGCACGTTCACCCGGAAGGAAGGTCGGCCATTTCACCGTAAGAAGTGTCGGCCAAAATGGCCAAATATTTCTCAG GCCGATTGCCAATCCGTCCCAGAAAATCCCACAGCCTGCATCCTTCTCTTCGGTTGATACCGCGAAACCCAGTCTCCTTCAGCCGCAGAGCCATGCACATACCCGCAAGGCCCCAGATCCATCCAGGTGGTCGAGCTCGCAGCTCTCTGAATTACGTCCGCGCCAACAACCCGAAGATTTCGAGTCTGTCCTCATTGTGCCTCCTCCTCCCGAACTCTTGAGCCAGCACCGCATGAGACCGATATCGTTCTCGACCGTATCGGAGCAGCAATCGATAGCCGATGCAGGGAAGCGTGGGGAGCTGCGCATCGTGATCGATAGATCTGAAGACCGCCCCAAGTCTGCATATGAGAACTCGACACCAACCTTGGAGGTTCCTAGTCTGCGGTATCGGCTCGGGTCGCCGCGATTCAACGTCGAAGGTAGCGCACTGATGCAGAGTCCTGCCTATACGCGAAACTCGATGTCGGACAACTTTCGGAATTCAACACTGCTTGGGGGTGTGACTGACCTCCTGCCGGTACTTCACGGTCCATATCCTCGAGACTCTTTCTCGCGGCATCGGCCATCTTTTGCAATTTCGATGTTCTCGGGGACTGCAGCGGCTATGGATATGAACCGAGCTTCACCGGCTCTGAGGAATTCCATGGTCTATGAATTGAAAGAGCCGGTTGAGCCATCTATCTATGAGACGATGGTGCATGATATGGATGATGGTTCTGTTGTCCGATACATAGCTGGGACAAAGGATATTAGTGCTGCCACGCCTGCTCGAATTGTTGCGCAGATCTCCTCCGAGTCATTCATGGACTACGAACTAGTATCGGACTTCTTCCTTACCTTTCGTTCATACCTATCCACCACACACCTTTTggctcttcttcttgcgcGGTTAAAGTGGGCAATCAACCGGCTACAAGATGATGGACGCATTATTAGGATTCGCACTTTTGCGGCTTTGCGACATTGGATTCTCAATTACTTCGTTGATGACTTTGTTACAAACTACGAGCTTCGAACCCACTTCTGTGAGACCATCAACAAGCTATATTCAGAGGTCCGGTCTCGACAAAATGGCGGCTCGAGTGATCGaaagattctcattgacttGAAGCGTTGCTGGAACGGCAAATGTTCGGTTTACTGGGCTTCCCCCGACTTGTCTCGCGCCTGTAACGACCCAGAAATCCCTATTGTGCCTGGAGATGCCCAGATTGAGTTGCCCAAAGCCGAGGAACTGCAGCAGAACGTCCCCATTTATGGCATCACGCCTCGTACCGACTCCACCGTTCGCGAAAGTCTTGCTTTCCCCATACAGCATGATCGAACTGACTCTGCAGCAACTGCGCAAAGCATTCCACTCTCTGCTAAAAGCGAACAAAGCTTGATGGCGCTCTCGTGTTCATTACGACCTAAATCCCCCAGGCGCTTGTCCTTGTCTGCATCGAAAGACAAGGCGCCTCGCCCTGTGGTATTGGGTCTCACAAATTCCAAGTCCCCGTCTAGGGCTCATGAACCACCCAGGTCACCCGTGTCTCCCATGGTCTCGCGGCGCCCATACCACAGCCATAGCCATAAACGAAGCGGGAGCTTCTCAGACTCGGTGCGAGAGGATCGACCGCCGATATTCGTGATGGAGCCCGAAACGGGACCTGCACCACAGAAGATGTTCGATCTGATCAGTTTGATACGGGGACAAATGTATCCTCCTGCGGATTCGTTCATGACAACGATGGTACCGGAATCACCGCTCCTTCTTCCGCCGTTGAAACCCCCAAATCCGGATCGTCGGAGTACACCGAACGTGCCCAAGTTGTCACCTAACTCGGGCATGAAAACAATCATTGGCTCAATCAAGCGAGCATTGCACACGAGGAACGGTGGGCAGAGTATCTCTGCTCTCATTACGACTTCCCACGAAGCTATTTCGTTGCCTTCCCGCGGGAAGACTTCTGCAATGCCAATCGGACTTGCTTTTGGCTCTGAGCTCTATCGGGAGAGGAAAATGGCTGCTGTCCCAAAACATCCAGGTCGTATTGATATACTGTGCGATGAGGTCCTCAAACAATACCGCTTGGCCATGAACCAGGAAGGGATGAAAGACCGAAGCCAGCCTTCAGCTGCCTCTGACTTTCATCAAGCGACCCTGCAGGAGCCTTCATCCAACGTTTCTAATCTTTTCCCGACGCATCCCCCCAACTCAGATCCCAAATTTCGGAGCGGTATCACTATGGGCAGCGAATCAATCATCATTGTCGATGATACTGGGTTCGAAATGCCTTCTTTGTCAGGGTCAGCACAGGAACCAATGCCAATTGTCGATGATGATGCTCATGAAGCGCTGGAACTCGAAGTGCCCGATGACGCCTCAACGCAATCGATCCCCTCGGGGGGAGAATACCTTCGACCGATGTGCTACAAGGCCGACGAATCTGCTGCTCATTCTAACGTATCCTACCCCATTCGCCCTCTCATGCCGCAAAGATCGTCTTCGGCTGAAGGCGGATCGACGCCTATCAAAAAGATGAAGAACTCTTTTTCTCTGCGGCTCAGAAAGTACGCGTCTTTCCAAAGTGGAGTCTCAAGACAGCGGCTTTCGATGAGCAGCGAGACGACTCAATCGACTGTCGACTCAAATGCGATGCATGAACAGAACACTACACAGTCGGGGCCGGTTCTTCGCAGGCGCCGAGGTGGAAACCTCCGTCAAATGCAGACTGGAGATGAACCCGAGCCTCCTTCCTGTCGTGACTCGTTTGCGTCTTGGGATGACTCAGTTGTGGACGGGACGGCCCTATCTGATGGCACTGCCTCAAGACCTCCTTCAACATTGATCCCTCCAAATCCTCAGTACTCACTGATTCAGCCACTCGCTTCCCAGCAAACTAGACGTTCCTTTGAGTCAGTCATCGCGAAGTTTGCACAGATTCCTGATGACGACGACGGTGGTATTGAGTCAACGCTGTTAAAACTGGAGGGAAAGTGGGATGGGCCACCCAACGCCGTTCGAAACTCCTCGTCTGCACACGCAGAGGGTGTCGAAACGGTCAGGCCTGGGTGGGATGTTCTTTCCCGTAGGCGACAGACGGACAAGTCCGCGTATTCCACAGTTGGGGGTCGATTGGCACCACCTAGATATTATTCAGGTTCTGTCACTGAGTCTGAAGAGTCATATGATTCGATTCCGCTTCTTGAAAGAGGATTGACTGACGAGTCCATGAAATGGCAGTCTACAAGCCAGCCAATCCAACCTGGCCCGCACGGTGCTCCACTCACCCTCGTATCAAGCTATGAAACTTCGGAACTTGCCTCACCGCACCCCTCAATTCAAATTGTGCACAAAACCGACAGCATGCGTCTCATTCCTCGTGGAGCAACCACCCCGGCCTCGGCCATTTACGATGTTGGTCAGGTTACTCCGAAGCGCTTCTCAGCTCTGTCTTCTGAGCTGTCCGTCGACCTGATTGATCCGCATGAAGCTATAGGTGCAAGATTTTCGACAGACACGCTCAGCCTCGGTTCGTCAACCGTTGGGATCCCATCTCATCCTCTAGCGCAACCTCCCTCCCCACCGATGACCATCCAACATCCGGGATCTTTTACTTCATACCCTTCGCCGTTGAATACGGTCCTGTTCCAGGCCCAGCCCCTTACGCCCGACACATCCCCGCGACACAAAGAAGTTAGCAACTCTGCTTCGCGTCCTCTAAACATACAGCAGGTTTCGAGTGACGTGTTATCCAATTCGGAAAACCATCGTCCCGATCCAACCCCCGTTGTCACCTTTTTACCCGACCATGTCCCCTTTATCTTAGCATGTGAATCTCAAGTCCTCGCACAACAACTGACATTAATCGAAATGGCTGCCCTGAGCGAAGTTGACTGGCGAGATCTGGTCGAAATGAAATGGAGCAGTGCCTGCCCATTAGTAACAAACTGGGTCCAGTTCCTGACACAGGAGGAACGAAAGGGTATCGATTTGGTCGTGGGCCGCTTCAACCTTATGGTCAAATGGATCTTGTCGGAGATTGTCTTGACCCGTGACATCAACGAGCGGGCCCGCACAATCATCAAGTATATCCATACAGCTGCGCATGCCCGCCGCATCTGCAATTATGCCACGATGCTTCAGATCGCCATTGCTTTGTCTTCGTCTGATTGCTCCCGACTGCAGCGTACGTGGCAGCTGATTTCAAGTGGGGATAAGCGGCTGTTCAAGGACATGGAGTGCCTAATTCAGCCGGTGCGCAATTTTAATGATTTGCGTGTCGAGATGGAAACGGCCAACTTGCAGGAAGGCTGTATTCCCTTCATCG GTCTATACGTCCACGACCTCACTTATAATGCACAGAAACCCGCACAAGTTAATAACACCAATGGCGGTTTACTTGTTAACTTCGAGCGCTATCGCACCGCGGCACGAATCGTTAAGAGCCTCCTCCGTCTCATTGACGCTAGTACAGAATACAAGTTTGTGCCCGTGCAGGGCATCATCGAACGGTGCCTGTGGATTGCTTGTCTCCCCGAGGAAGAAATTCAATCCCGCAGCAAAGCACTTGAATAA